A stretch of Bradyrhizobium sp. CCBAU 53338 DNA encodes these proteins:
- a CDS encoding Trm112 family protein, producing MNAPTERAENSVDPKLLEILVCPLTKGPLEFDSAKQELISRSAKLAYPIRDGIPIMLPEEARKID from the coding sequence ATGAACGCGCCGACCGAACGTGCCGAAAACAGCGTCGATCCCAAACTGCTGGAGATCCTGGTCTGCCCGCTGACCAAGGGTCCGCTGGAATTCGATTCGGCCAAGCAGGAGCTGATTTCGCGCAGCGCCAAGCTCGCTTATCCGATCCGCGACGGCATCCCGATCATGCTGCCGGAAGAGGCAAGGAAGATCGATTGA
- a CDS encoding ubiquinone biosynthesis hydroxylase → MSQSSIVIGGGAFAGLALALALRQGLGPEIPVIVADPALSSRPSRDPRATAIVAACRRLFEALGAWDDVSAEAQPILDMVVTDSKLEDATRPAFLNFAGDVAPGEPFAHMVENRRLIDALVVRAEAAGIDLRATVVASYDASADGVEVTLGDGSRIAASLLVAADGARSKLRERAGIATHGWEYDQSGIVVTVGHERDHEGRAEEHFLPAGPFAILPLTGKRSSLVWTERRAEAARIIALSDVEFHAELEQRFGLHLGEIKALDKPRAFPLSYFVARSFVAERLALVGDSAHVIHPIAGQGLNMGLKDVAALAEVVVDAARLGMDIGGADVLERYQRWRRFDTMAMGVATNSLNFLFSNESTLLRSLRDIGLGIVDRTPPLKNLFIRQAAGLTGEIPRLLKGEAL, encoded by the coding sequence ATGTCACAGAGCAGCATAGTCATTGGCGGCGGCGCGTTTGCGGGCCTCGCGCTCGCTTTGGCGCTGCGCCAGGGGCTCGGCCCCGAGATTCCCGTCATCGTCGCCGATCCGGCGCTCAGCTCGCGGCCGAGCCGCGATCCCCGTGCGACCGCGATCGTCGCGGCCTGCCGCCGGCTGTTCGAAGCGCTCGGCGCCTGGGACGACGTCAGCGCCGAGGCGCAGCCGATCCTCGACATGGTCGTCACGGATTCGAAGCTCGAGGACGCCACGCGTCCGGCGTTCCTGAATTTCGCCGGCGATGTCGCGCCCGGCGAGCCCTTTGCGCATATGGTCGAGAACCGCCGCCTGATCGATGCGCTGGTGGTCCGCGCCGAAGCAGCCGGCATCGATCTGCGCGCCACTGTCGTTGCGTCCTACGACGCAAGTGCGGACGGCGTTGAGGTGACGCTCGGCGACGGGAGCAGGATTGCTGCAAGCCTGCTGGTCGCTGCCGATGGCGCGCGGTCGAAACTGCGCGAGCGGGCCGGCATCGCCACCCACGGCTGGGAATACGATCAATCCGGCATCGTCGTCACCGTCGGTCATGAGCGCGATCACGAGGGCCGTGCCGAAGAGCACTTTCTGCCCGCGGGGCCGTTCGCGATTTTGCCGCTGACCGGCAAGCGTTCGTCGCTGGTGTGGACCGAGCGCCGAGCCGAGGCCGCGCGCATCATTGCGCTCAGCGACGTAGAATTCCACGCCGAGCTCGAGCAGCGTTTCGGTCTGCATCTCGGCGAGATCAAGGCGCTCGACAAGCCGCGCGCGTTCCCGCTGTCCTATTTCGTGGCGCGCTCCTTCGTCGCCGAGCGCCTTGCGCTGGTCGGCGATTCCGCGCACGTCATCCACCCGATCGCGGGCCAGGGCCTCAACATGGGGCTGAAGGACGTCGCCGCACTGGCTGAGGTCGTGGTCGATGCCGCGCGGCTCGGCATGGATATTGGCGGTGCCGACGTGCTCGAGCGCTACCAGCGCTGGCGCCGCTTCGACACCATGGCGATGGGCGTCGCCACCAACTCGCTGAACTTCCTGTTCTCGAACGAGTCGACCCTGCTGCGCTCGTTGCGCGACATCGGACTCGGCATCGTCGACCGCACCCCGCCGCTGAAGAACCTCTTCATCCGCCAGGCCGCGGGACTGACCGGCGAGATTCCGCGGCTGTTGAAGGGCGAGGCGCTGTAG
- the trxA gene encoding thioredoxin produces MTIIDQGNGAGPAAADLIKDTTTQTFVKDVIEESKRQPVLIDFWAEWCGPCKQLTPVLEKAVRAAKGKVKLVKMNIDQHPAIPGQMGIQSIPAVIAFVNGQPADGFMGAVPESQLNAFIEKLTKGVTAPGEVNVAEIVQEADAVLAEGDAAAAAQIYAEALQHDATNIAALAGLAKCYAVSGAMEQAKQTLAMVPESKRNDPAVKAVQTAIDLAEQAEQLGPIAELEQKVAANPLDHQARFDLATALNAKGDRTAATEQLLAIVKRDRKWNDDGARKQLVQFFEAWGGTDDATVEGRKRLSTILFS; encoded by the coding sequence GTGACGATCATCGACCAGGGTAACGGAGCGGGCCCGGCTGCGGCCGATCTGATCAAGGACACCACCACCCAGACCTTCGTGAAGGACGTCATCGAGGAATCGAAGCGCCAGCCGGTGCTGATCGACTTCTGGGCGGAGTGGTGCGGCCCCTGCAAGCAGCTCACTCCCGTGCTGGAAAAGGCGGTCCGGGCAGCCAAGGGCAAGGTCAAGCTGGTCAAGATGAACATCGACCAGCATCCGGCGATCCCGGGCCAGATGGGCATCCAGTCGATCCCGGCCGTGATCGCCTTCGTCAACGGCCAGCCCGCCGACGGCTTCATGGGCGCGGTGCCCGAGAGCCAGCTCAACGCCTTCATCGAGAAGCTGACCAAGGGCGTCACCGCGCCAGGCGAGGTCAACGTCGCCGAGATCGTGCAGGAAGCCGATGCCGTGCTCGCCGAGGGCGACGCTGCGGCCGCCGCGCAGATCTATGCCGAAGCCCTCCAGCATGACGCCACCAACATCGCGGCGCTCGCGGGCCTCGCCAAATGCTACGCCGTCTCCGGCGCGATGGAGCAGGCCAAGCAGACGCTGGCCATGGTGCCGGAATCCAAGCGCAACGACCCCGCCGTGAAGGCGGTGCAGACCGCGATCGATCTCGCCGAGCAGGCCGAGCAACTCGGCCCCATCGCTGAACTGGAACAGAAAGTCGCCGCAAACCCGCTGGATCATCAGGCGCGGTTCGACCTCGCCACGGCGCTGAACGCGAAGGGTGATCGCACCGCCGCCACCGAGCAGTTGCTCGCGATCGTCAAGCGCGACCGCAAATGGAACGACGACGGCGCCCGCAAGCAGCTGGTGCAGTTCTTCGAGGCCTGGGGCGGCACGGATGATGCAACCGTCGAGGGTCGCAAGCGCTTGTCGACGATCCTGTTTTCGTAA
- a CDS encoding PaaI family thioesterase — protein MSAQSFGVQSFGVQGFDLQALRAVNSSAAFNRKAEFDVAAAGRGEATIRMTWHDDFAQYSGHLHAGMIAALLDTACGFAAATLVGPVTASHFAMNCLRPAIGRHFIAKGTTVRAGRRQVFARAELLAADEQDQLSLVATGETVLVPTGGPSSRIDGS, from the coding sequence ATGAGCGCCCAGAGCTTCGGTGTCCAAAGCTTCGGTGTCCAAGGGTTTGATCTCCAAGCTCTCCGGGCCGTCAATTCGTCTGCCGCCTTCAATCGCAAGGCGGAGTTTGATGTCGCTGCGGCCGGTCGTGGCGAAGCAACGATCCGAATGACATGGCACGACGATTTCGCCCAATATTCCGGACACCTCCACGCCGGCATGATCGCAGCCCTTCTCGACACCGCTTGCGGCTTTGCCGCCGCGACGCTGGTCGGCCCGGTTACTGCATCGCATTTCGCGATGAACTGTCTCAGGCCGGCGATCGGCCGTCATTTCATCGCCAAGGGGACGACGGTGCGCGCCGGACGCCGGCAAGTGTTCGCTCGTGCCGAGTTGCTGGCGGCCGATGAGCAGGACCAACTGTCCCTCGTCGCAACCGGAGAAACCGTGCTCGTTCCTACCGGCGGACCATCGAGCAGGATTGACGGGAGCTGA
- a CDS encoding cytochrome b/b6 domain-containing protein, translating into MNDKAVLDVRGVSGRTPADRTVAVWDLPLRLWHWALAACVLTAWFTPTVHDRLHRIVGYIVIALLAFRLVWGLRGSRYSRFRMTGVRLRAAPSYLWNLRRGITGRYIGLNPAGTLMLVALLLSLAVSAITGALSVTVTFFGVWWIEDTHAWASDAVIVLVVLHFVGVVAMGLLQRENLIRAMITGRKRIRRH; encoded by the coding sequence TTGAACGACAAAGCGGTGCTAGACGTGCGCGGGGTGTCCGGTCGGACCCCCGCGGATAGAACGGTCGCGGTGTGGGACCTTCCGTTGCGCCTCTGGCACTGGGCTCTCGCAGCGTGCGTCTTGACCGCGTGGTTCACGCCGACAGTCCATGACAGGCTTCACCGCATCGTCGGTTATATCGTCATCGCGCTGCTCGCCTTCCGTCTGGTCTGGGGCCTCCGGGGCAGCCGCTACTCGCGCTTTCGCATGACCGGCGTCAGGCTTCGCGCCGCGCCCTCCTATCTCTGGAATCTGCGCCGCGGCATCACCGGCCGCTATATCGGGCTCAATCCCGCCGGCACGTTGATGCTGGTGGCGCTGCTGCTGTCACTCGCCGTCTCGGCGATCACCGGCGCGCTGTCGGTCACAGTCACATTCTTCGGCGTCTGGTGGATCGAGGATACGCATGCTTGGGCATCGGACGCAGTCATCGTCCTCGTCGTGCTGCATTTCGTCGGCGTGGTGGCGATGGGCCTGCTTCAGCGCGAGAACCTGATCCGCGCCATGATTACCGGCCGCAAGCGCATTCGCCGTCATTAG
- a CDS encoding NAD(P)-dependent oxidoreductase: protein MTILVTGSAGHLGEAILRMLRRRGSRARGIDLKPSPFTDAVGSIVDPGFVRAQMDGVTAVIHTATLHKPHVATHSKQAFVDTNVTGTLNLLEAAVAAGVASFVFTSTTSAFGSQLRPEAGQAAVWVTEELPSVPKNIYGATKLMAENLCELFFRERGLPVVVLRTSRFFPEDDDDPAMRSAYALDNAQANELLYRRLDIADAVSAHLLAVARAGEIGFGRYIVSATSPFGRHHLAALARDAAGLVRELYPDCAQLYAARGWRLFPGIDRVYVNERAQRELGWHPEFDFAHVLRSLRAGSDFRSALAREVGAKGYHDMRFDDGPYPVAK, encoded by the coding sequence ATGACAATTCTGGTCACCGGCAGCGCCGGCCACCTTGGGGAGGCCATTCTCCGGATGCTTCGGCGGCGCGGGTCGCGGGCGCGCGGGATCGATCTGAAGCCGTCGCCGTTCACCGATGCCGTCGGCTCGATCGTCGATCCCGGCTTCGTCCGGGCGCAGATGGACGGTGTCACCGCCGTGATCCACACCGCGACGCTGCACAAGCCGCATGTGGCGACCCACAGCAAGCAGGCCTTCGTCGACACCAATGTCACCGGGACACTCAATCTGCTCGAGGCGGCGGTCGCGGCCGGCGTGGCGAGCTTCGTCTTCACCAGCACCACCAGCGCGTTCGGCTCGCAGCTCCGGCCCGAAGCCGGACAGGCGGCGGTTTGGGTTACCGAGGAGCTGCCGTCGGTGCCGAAGAACATCTACGGCGCCACAAAGCTGATGGCGGAAAATCTGTGCGAGCTGTTCTTTCGCGAGAGGGGATTGCCGGTCGTGGTGTTGCGAACCTCGCGCTTCTTTCCGGAGGATGACGACGATCCCGCGATGCGGTCGGCTTACGCGCTGGACAACGCGCAGGCCAACGAGCTGCTCTATAGACGGCTGGATATAGCGGACGCGGTCAGTGCGCATCTGCTCGCCGTCGCGCGCGCGGGCGAGATCGGCTTCGGCCGTTACATCGTCTCGGCGACCAGCCCGTTTGGAAGACACCACCTCGCCGCGCTCGCCCGTGACGCCGCCGGCCTCGTGCGCGAGCTGTATCCGGATTGCGCGCAGCTCTATGCCGCGCGCGGCTGGCGGCTCTTCCCCGGGATCGACCGCGTCTATGTCAATGAGCGCGCACAGCGCGAGCTCGGATGGCATCCTGAATTCGATTTCGCCCATGTGTTGCGCAGCCTTCGCGCCGGCTCCGATTTTCGCAGCGCCCTGGCGCGCGAGGTGGGAGCGAAGGGCTATCACGACATGCGGTTCGACGATGGTCCGTACCCCGTCGCCAAATAG
- a CDS encoding crotonase/enoyl-CoA hydratase family protein, translating to MEDRVRLTIVDDVAHVRLNRPDKMNALDPAMFEALIAAGTELGARKDVRAVVLSGEGRAFCAGLDLDRLLATTRGESLIPSVDLTQRSHDMANYAQHLVWLWRELPVPVIAAVHGVALGGGFQLALGADLRYLAPVTKLGVIEAGWGLVPDMAGTQLMRHLAREDVVRELTYTGRVFSAGEALAYGFATGLADDPLAAALEVAREIAGRSPDAVRAAKRLLNLAATSDVATGLAAETAEQAALLGTPNHVEAVRSNLENRAPRWSQA from the coding sequence ATGGAAGATCGTGTTCGGCTGACCATCGTCGATGACGTGGCCCATGTCCGGCTCAATCGTCCGGACAAGATGAATGCCCTTGACCCCGCGATGTTCGAAGCCCTCATTGCAGCCGGCACGGAGCTCGGTGCACGCAAGGATGTCCGCGCCGTCGTTCTGTCCGGTGAGGGGCGGGCGTTCTGCGCCGGCCTCGATCTGGATCGGCTTCTCGCGACGACGCGAGGCGAATCCCTGATCCCGTCCGTCGACCTGACGCAACGAAGCCACGACATGGCAAACTACGCGCAGCATCTGGTCTGGCTCTGGCGCGAGCTGCCGGTACCCGTCATCGCCGCGGTCCATGGCGTCGCCCTCGGCGGCGGCTTCCAGCTCGCGCTCGGTGCGGACCTTCGCTATCTGGCGCCGGTGACGAAGCTTGGCGTCATCGAGGCCGGATGGGGTCTGGTGCCCGACATGGCCGGCACCCAATTGATGCGTCACCTTGCACGCGAGGATGTCGTGCGCGAGCTGACCTATACCGGCCGCGTGTTCTCGGCGGGCGAAGCGCTGGCCTATGGATTCGCGACGGGACTGGCCGACGATCCACTGGCGGCGGCATTGGAGGTCGCACGCGAGATCGCCGGCCGCAGCCCGGACGCCGTTCGCGCCGCCAAGCGTCTGCTCAATCTCGCCGCGACCTCGGACGTCGCCACCGGTCTTGCCGCCGAGACCGCCGAGCAGGCCGCACTGCTTGGCACCCCCAATCACGTCGAGGCCGTGCGCAGCAATCTCGAAAACCGCGCACCGCGATGGAGCCAGGCATGA
- a CDS encoding PepSY domain-containing protein produces the protein MRVIRVLAVALTVGIGMGSTAMADGFKDCTKLDKASWKPAGDAEAKAKAAGYEVRRSKIEGSCYEVYGVKEGKLYELFYSPEDLSLKHTIAK, from the coding sequence GTGAGAGTCATTCGTGTTCTTGCCGTCGCACTGACGGTCGGGATCGGCATGGGGTCGACGGCGATGGCCGACGGTTTCAAGGATTGCACCAAGCTCGACAAGGCGTCTTGGAAGCCGGCGGGCGATGCCGAAGCCAAGGCCAAGGCCGCGGGTTATGAGGTGCGCCGCTCCAAGATCGAAGGCTCCTGCTATGAGGTCTATGGCGTCAAGGAAGGCAAGCTCTACGAGCTGTTCTACAGCCCGGAAGATCTCAGCCTGAAGCACACGATCGCCAAGTAA
- the tesB gene encoding acyl-CoA thioesterase II, giving the protein MSKSLIDLISILDLEQLEVNLFRGNSPKTSWQRVFGGQVIGQAMVAACRTVEGRLPHSLHCYFILPGDPQIPIIYQVERLRDGKSYSTRRVTAIQHGNAIFSIMVSFHAEEESAFDHQDKMPDVPPPEKLTAEEVAKQPMFREMPDFIRRYYESDRPIELRPVELGRYFGQKIEDGRIHVWIKTAATLPDDPALHMCALAYASDFSLLDAIMARYGRTLFDKRMMPASLDHAMWFHRPFRADEWLLYAQDSPSARGGRGLTRGSIFKPDGTLVASVAQEGSVRERRS; this is encoded by the coding sequence ATGTCCAAAAGCCTGATCGACCTGATTTCGATCCTCGACCTCGAACAGCTCGAGGTGAATTTGTTCCGCGGCAACAGCCCGAAGACGAGCTGGCAGCGGGTGTTCGGCGGCCAGGTGATCGGACAGGCGATGGTGGCGGCCTGCCGCACCGTCGAAGGCCGGCTGCCGCATTCGCTGCATTGCTATTTCATCCTGCCCGGCGATCCGCAGATCCCGATCATCTACCAGGTCGAGCGTCTGCGCGACGGCAAGAGCTATTCGACGCGCCGCGTCACCGCGATCCAGCACGGCAATGCGATCTTCTCGATCATGGTATCGTTCCACGCCGAGGAAGAGAGCGCGTTCGACCACCAGGACAAGATGCCCGACGTGCCGCCGCCGGAAAAACTGACCGCGGAGGAGGTCGCGAAGCAGCCGATGTTCCGCGAGATGCCCGATTTCATCCGCCGCTACTACGAGTCCGACCGCCCGATCGAACTGCGCCCGGTCGAGCTCGGCCGCTATTTCGGCCAGAAGATCGAGGACGGCCGCATCCATGTTTGGATCAAGACGGCGGCGACGCTGCCCGACGATCCGGCGCTGCACATGTGCGCGCTGGCCTATGCGTCGGACTTCTCGCTGCTGGATGCAATCATGGCACGCTATGGCCGCACCCTGTTCGACAAGCGCATGATGCCGGCGAGCCTCGACCACGCGATGTGGTTTCACCGCCCGTTCCGCGCCGACGAATGGCTGCTCTACGCACAGGATTCGCCGAGCGCGCGAGGCGGCCGCGGCCTGACGCGCGGCTCGATCTTCAAGCCGGACGGCACGCTGGTCGCCTCCGTCGCGCAGGAAGGCTCCGTGCGCGAGCGGCGGAGCTGA
- a CDS encoding TetR/AcrR family transcriptional regulator: MTEQLSADDWISQGIKALTKSGFTALKADPLAKAMGVSRGSFYWHFADLGAFHAAILKRWREIAAEEIIAGVEADSDEPLKALLRRTFGARLDLERAVRNWAAFDPAAQAAVRAIDRRRLDYIEALLERRGLSAAAAQARAQVLYWTFLGFALSAAPVPAARLQGLLDEIQKMVSG; this comes from the coding sequence ATGACCGAACAGCTCTCCGCCGACGACTGGATCAGCCAGGGCATCAAGGCGCTCACCAAAAGCGGCTTCACCGCGCTGAAGGCCGATCCCCTGGCAAAGGCCATGGGTGTCTCGCGCGGCAGTTTTTACTGGCATTTCGCCGATCTCGGCGCGTTCCACGCGGCGATACTGAAACGCTGGCGCGAGATCGCGGCCGAAGAGATCATCGCGGGTGTCGAGGCCGACAGCGACGAGCCGCTGAAGGCGCTGCTGCGCCGAACCTTTGGCGCCCGGCTCGACCTGGAGCGCGCAGTGCGCAACTGGGCGGCGTTCGATCCGGCGGCGCAGGCGGCGGTCCGCGCCATCGACCGCCGCCGGCTCGACTATATCGAGGCGCTGCTGGAACGACGCGGGCTCTCCGCAGCCGCCGCGCAGGCGCGTGCGCAGGTCCTGTACTGGACGTTTCTCGGCTTCGCACTCTCGGCCGCGCCGGTGCCGGCCGCGCGGCTCCAGGGCCTGCTCGACGAGATCCAGAAGATGGTCTCGGGCTGA
- a CDS encoding DUF4339 domain-containing protein codes for MASWFYASEGKQQGPYPEGQFRDLIAQGIVRPDTLVWSEGMAGWQKAAEIPGLMSGGGAPPIIPAGGPPMMGGGGYAGSGSAAGGSLSIDFGIIDFTWRTLALLIGSCFIIPIPWLFVWYTKWIVSCVTVPGRPNLSFTGTAMTVVPWFLGFFVLAVVVGYSGVQVLNLVLFIVEIVLYWMLIKWMVANIASNGQGLGLSFTGSIWGYIGWNLLFAVSMITIIGWAWVAAAQLRWMYRNIEGTRREIVFKGSGLGILWRGIVAAILSSLIIPIPWVYRWIMNWFASQTELAPRRSM; via the coding sequence ATGGCGAGTTGGTTCTACGCATCCGAGGGCAAGCAGCAGGGGCCCTATCCGGAAGGGCAATTCCGCGATCTGATCGCGCAAGGGATCGTGCGCCCCGATACGCTGGTGTGGTCCGAGGGCATGGCCGGCTGGCAGAAGGCCGCCGAAATTCCGGGTCTCATGTCGGGCGGCGGCGCGCCGCCGATCATTCCCGCCGGAGGCCCGCCGATGATGGGCGGCGGGGGCTATGCAGGCAGCGGCAGCGCTGCCGGCGGATCGCTGTCGATCGATTTCGGCATCATCGACTTCACCTGGCGAACGCTCGCGCTCCTGATCGGCTCGTGCTTCATCATCCCGATCCCGTGGCTGTTCGTCTGGTACACGAAATGGATCGTGTCCTGCGTGACGGTGCCGGGGCGGCCGAACCTCTCCTTCACCGGCACCGCGATGACGGTCGTGCCCTGGTTCCTCGGCTTCTTCGTTCTGGCCGTCGTCGTCGGCTATAGCGGCGTCCAGGTGCTGAACCTCGTGCTCTTCATCGTCGAGATCGTCCTCTACTGGATGCTGATCAAGTGGATGGTCGCCAACATCGCCTCCAACGGGCAGGGGCTCGGCCTCAGCTTCACCGGCTCGATCTGGGGCTATATCGGCTGGAACCTGCTGTTCGCGGTGTCCATGATCACCATCATCGGATGGGCCTGGGTCGCCGCCGCCCAGCTGCGCTGGATGTATCGCAACATCGAGGGCACGCGCCGGGAGATCGTCTTCAAGGGCAGCGGCCTCGGGATTCTCTGGCGCGGAATCGTGGCTGCGATCCTGAGCAGCCTCATCATCCCGATTCCGTGGGTCTATCGCTGGATCATGAACTGGTTCGCATCGCAGACCGAGCTCGCACCGCGCCGTTCGATGTAA
- a CDS encoding SDR family oxidoreductase, translating into MTLTLVTGGTGHLGRDIVDRLVRDGHRVRLFARARGTRPDVEWAIGDLATGAGLFDALNDVDTVINAATHSPIARRGGVRPVDFFKSPSAVDVDGTERLLSLCEQQSIRHFLHVSIVGLDDATLPYARVKLAGEKLVRASSLPWSVVRAMPFYYLLDKMLAGLAWLPLWPMPTTSFNPVDTSDVADHVVACAFDGMSGERTEIGGPEDLGVAALAGQYRDARGLHRKILPIPMSEAKARGMGFVVSRGVRGRLAWAEWLQRRYSGTHHAA; encoded by the coding sequence ATGACGCTGACACTCGTCACCGGAGGCACGGGTCATCTCGGCCGTGACATCGTCGATCGCCTCGTTCGCGACGGGCATCGTGTCCGGCTGTTTGCACGCGCCCGAGGTACGCGGCCGGACGTCGAATGGGCCATCGGCGATCTTGCCACGGGCGCTGGCTTGTTCGACGCCTTGAACGATGTCGACACGGTCATCAACGCGGCGACGCATTCGCCGATCGCGCGGCGCGGCGGCGTTCGGCCGGTCGATTTCTTCAAATCGCCTTCGGCGGTGGACGTCGACGGAACGGAGCGTTTGCTGTCGCTCTGCGAGCAGCAATCCATCCGGCACTTTCTGCATGTGTCGATCGTCGGTCTCGATGACGCGACATTGCCGTATGCACGGGTCAAGCTGGCGGGGGAAAAGCTGGTTCGCGCCTCCAGCCTGCCGTGGTCCGTCGTTCGTGCAATGCCATTCTACTATCTGCTCGATAAGATGCTCGCGGGCCTCGCCTGGCTTCCGCTGTGGCCGATGCCGACGACGTCCTTCAATCCCGTCGATACCAGCGATGTCGCCGATCACGTCGTCGCCTGCGCCTTCGACGGGATGTCTGGCGAGCGCACGGAGATCGGCGGCCCTGAAGACCTCGGCGTCGCCGCGCTCGCCGGCCAGTATCGGGATGCGCGAGGGCTGCATCGAAAAATACTCCCGATACCGATGTCCGAGGCAAAGGCGCGCGGCATGGGCTTTGTCGTCAGCCGGGGCGTGCGTGGGCGGCTCGCATGGGCGGAATGGCTGCAACGCCGCTATTCCGGCACGCACCACGCCGCCTAG
- a CDS encoding LON peptidase substrate-binding domain-containing protein has protein sequence MPINIEYRGPADLPEIIPVFPLPGALLLPRGQMPLNIFEPRYLAMVDDCFRDGHRLIGMIQPDVAHSPKNSDKPALFRVGCVGRITQLAESGDGRYILELTGVARFRVLEELEVLTAYRQCKVDFFAFTDDFKARLGEDEVNREALLVALADFLKANNLKVDWEGVESAPNEALVNALAMMSPYGPAEKQAMLEAPDLKTRAEILIAVTEMDLAKKRTSGDPPLQ, from the coding sequence ATGCCGATCAACATCGAATATCGCGGCCCCGCCGACCTTCCGGAAATCATTCCGGTGTTTCCGCTGCCGGGCGCCCTGCTGCTGCCGCGCGGCCAGATGCCGCTCAACATCTTCGAGCCGCGCTATCTGGCGATGGTCGACGATTGCTTTCGCGACGGTCATCGCCTGATCGGCATGATCCAGCCTGACGTGGCGCATTCGCCGAAAAATTCCGACAAGCCGGCACTGTTCCGCGTCGGCTGCGTCGGCCGCATCACCCAGCTCGCCGAATCCGGCGACGGCCGCTACATCCTCGAACTGACCGGCGTTGCGCGCTTCAGGGTGCTCGAGGAGCTGGAGGTGCTGACCGCCTACCGGCAGTGCAAGGTCGATTTCTTCGCCTTCACCGACGACTTCAAGGCGCGGCTCGGCGAGGACGAGGTCAACCGCGAGGCGCTGCTGGTGGCGCTGGCGGATTTCCTGAAGGCCAACAATCTCAAGGTCGACTGGGAAGGCGTCGAGAGCGCCCCCAACGAGGCGCTGGTCAATGCTCTCGCGATGATGTCGCCCTATGGCCCGGCCGAGAAGCAGGCGATGCTGGAAGCGCCTGATCTGAAGACCCGCGCGGAGATCCTGATCGCGGTGACCGAGATGGACCTCGCCAAGAAGCGCACCAGCGGCGATCCGCCGTTGCAGTGA